The Desulfurella sp. genomic sequence AAAAAATATATGGGAATCGAAGTGGGCCACATTTTTAAATTGGGCTTAAAATACTCAAAAGCAATGAATGTTGTATATCTGGATAAAAATGGCAAACAACAATATATTTATATGGGTTGTTATGGCATTGGCGTTGGCAGGTGCGCCCAGGCATGCATTGAGCAAAACCATGATAGTGACGGAATTATCTGGCCAATTTCGATTGCACCATTTGAGGTTGAGATAGTACAGATTGACCAGGATGAAAAAATAAAGAAATTCTGTCAAAATTTATACAATCAATTAAACGCTTCACATATAGAGGTTCTTTATGACGATAGAGTAGAGCGCCCTGGTATAAAGCTAAAAGATATGGATTTAATAGGTATACCAGTAAGCATAATTGTAGGAGCTAAAAATTTTCAAAATAACAAAGTAGAAATACGGATAAGAAAAACTAAAGAAAAAATACTATGCAATAGCGATGAATCTTTAAACAAAGTAAAAGATATAATAAATAATCTTTATAAAGAATTGGAGGCAATATGAAAGATTTAAAAGAAAAATTATTTAGAAAACAAAAAAATGCTTGGGTTGAAAATAAAAATGATGAAGTATTTAAATTTGCCAGAAGCTATATTGATTTTTTAAACGTTTGCAAAACCGAGCGCGAAACTGTAAATTATGTTAAAGAATATTTTTCAAATCACGCAAAAGACGAACTTATTTTTATAAACAGAAATAAAAATGTTGCGTTGGTGCGCATTGGAAAAGAAAATGGTGCAAGGCTAATAGCTAGTCATATCGATTCACCTCGCATAGATTTAAAGCAAAATCCAATTTTTGAAGATTCCAATATTGCTATGTTTCACACTCACTACTACGGAGGCATAAAAAAATATCAGTGGCTAAATATACCACTTGCGCTGCACGGTGTAATTATTAAATCTGATTTAAAAACATTAGAATTTAATATAGGTGAAAATGAAGATGATCCAGTATTTGTCATACCAGATTTATTGCCACACCTATCCAAGAACGTCGTTGATGAAAAACCAGTAAAAGAAGCTTTTGATGCTGACAAGTTAAATTTAATTGTAGGCTCAATTCCATTTAGCGATGAAGAAAAAGACCAGATTAAGCTAAATATACTAAAAATCTTAAACGAAACCTATGGCATTTATGAAGAAGACTTTATCTCAGCCGAAATTACACTTACTCCGGCATTTAAAGCAAAAGATGCAGGGTTTGATAAAAGTTTAATAGCTGGTTACGGTCAGGATGACAGGATTTGCGCATATACCAGTCTTAAAGCTTTCTTTGATTCAAAAAAAGCAGCTCAAACGCAAATTGTTTTAATGGTAGATAAAGAAGAAATCGGATCAGAAGGAAATACATCGGCACAATCCAGTTTTTTGTTTGAAGTTGTTATTGAAATTTTAAAAGCAAAAAAAATTGAACCAACATTTGAAAACATTGTGTCATTCTTTAAACATTCTGAGTGTCTATCTGCGGATGTGAACGGCGCAGTAAACCCAA encodes the following:
- a CDS encoding aminopeptidase, with product MKDLKEKLFRKQKNAWVENKNDEVFKFARSYIDFLNVCKTERETVNYVKEYFSNHAKDELIFINRNKNVALVRIGKENGARLIASHIDSPRIDLKQNPIFEDSNIAMFHTHYYGGIKKYQWLNIPLALHGVIIKSDLKTLEFNIGENEDDPVFVIPDLLPHLSKNVVDEKPVKEAFDADKLNLIVGSIPFSDEEKDQIKLNILKILNETYGIYEEDFISAEITLTPAFKAKDAGFDKSLIAGYGQDDRICAYTSLKAFFDSKKAAQTQIVLMVDKEEIGSEGNTSAQSSFLFEVVIEILKAKKIEPTFENIVSFFKHSECLSADVNGAVNPMYKEVHEKDNASYINNGVVLTKFTGHGGKYMANDANAEFVGKIRKIFNDNNVVWQTGELGKVDEGGGGTIAKYIANHNIETIDCGPALISMHSPYEISSKADLFETYKAYKAFLSY